A stretch of Mastomys coucha isolate ucsf_1 unplaced genomic scaffold, UCSF_Mcou_1 pScaffold3, whole genome shotgun sequence DNA encodes these proteins:
- the Aifm2 gene encoding apoptosis-inducing factor 2 isoform X1, protein MGSQVSVNTGAVHVVIVGGGFGGIAAASQLQALNVPFMLVDMKDSFHHNVAALRASVESGFAKKTFISYSVTFKDNFRQGKVIDIDLKNRMVLLQGGEALPFSHLILATGSTGPFPGKFNEVSCQQAAIQAYEDMVKQIQRSQFIVVVGGGSAGVEMAAEIKTEYPEKEVTLIHSKVPLADKELLPCVRQEVKEILLRKGVQLLLSERVSNLEELPRNEYREYIKVETDKGTEVATNLVIVCNGIKINSSAYRSAFAESRLASNGALKVNEFLQVEGYRHIYAIGDCADIKEPKMAYHAGLHANIAVANIVNSMKQRPLKAYKPGALTFLLSMGRNDGVGQISGFYVGRLMVRLAKSRDLFISTSWKTMRQSPP, encoded by the exons ATGGGGTCCCAGGTCTCGGTGAACACAGGAGCTGTGCACGTGGTGATCGTAGGCGGGGGCTTCGGAGGGATAGCGGCTGCCAGCCAGCTGCAGGCGCTGAATGTCCCCTTCATGCTGGTGGACATGAAGGACTCCTTCCACCACAACGTGGCAGCCCTCCGGGCCTCTGTAGAGAGTG GGTTCGCCAAAAAGACATTCATTTCTTACTCGGTGACCTTCAAGGACAACTTCCGCCAGGGCAAAGTGATTGACATAGACTTGAAGAATCGGATGGTGCTGCTACAGGGTGGCGAG gccttgcccttctcacATCTTATCCTGGCCACAGGCAGCACTGGGCCCTTCCCTGGCAAGTTTAACGAGGTGTCCTGCCAGCAGGCAGCCATCCAGGCCTATGAGGACATGGTGAAGCAG ATCCAGCGCTCCCAGTTCATCGTGGTGGTGGGAGGTGGCTCTGCCGGAGTAGAGATGGCAGCAGAGATTAAAACCGAGTATCCTGAGAAGGAG gtTACTCTTATCCACTCCAAAGTACCCCTGGCCGACAAGGAGCTCCTGCCCTGTGTGCGGCAGGAAGTGAAGGAGATCCTCCTCCGGAAGGGTGTGCAGCTGCTGCTGA GTGAGCGGGTGAGCAACCTGGAGGAACTGCCTCGCAATGAGTATCGGGAGTACATCAAGGTGGAGACGGACAAGGGCACGGAGGTGGCCACCAACCTGGTGATTGTGTGCAATGGCATCAAGATCAACAGCTCTGCCTACCGCAGTGCCTTCG CAGAGAGTAGGCTGGCCAGCAACGGTGCTCTGAAAGTGAACGAGTTCCTCCAGGTGGAAGGTTACAGGCATATCTATGCCATTGGTGACTGTGCCGATATCAAGGAGCCCAAGATGGCCTATCATGCTGGCCTGCATGCCAACATCGCCGTGGCCAACATTGTCAACTCCATGAAGCAGAGACCCCTCAAAGCCTACAAGCCAG GTGCGCTGACATTCCTCCTGTCCATGGGCAGAAACGATGGCGTGGGCCAGATCAGTGGCTTCTACGTAGGCCGCCTCATGGTGCGGCTGGCCAAGAGCAGGGACCTCTTCATCTCCACAAGCTGGAAAACCATGCGGCAGTCTCCACCGTGA
- the Aifm2 gene encoding apoptosis-inducing factor 2 isoform X2, translating to MGSQVSVNTGAVHVVIVGGGFGGIAAASQLQALNVPFMLVDMKDSFHHNVAALRASVESGFAKKTFISYSVTFKDNFRQGKVIDIDLKNRMVLLQGGEALPFSHLILATGSTGPFPGKFNEVSCQQAAIQAYEDMVKQIQRSQFIVVVGGGSAGVEMAAEIKTEYPEKEVTLIHSKVPLADKELLPCVRQEVKEILLRKGVQLLLSERVSNLEELPRNEYREYIKVETDKGTEVATNLVIVCNGIKINSSAYRSAFESRLASNGALKVNEFLQVEGYRHIYAIGDCADIKEPKMAYHAGLHANIAVANIVNSMKQRPLKAYKPGALTFLLSMGRNDGVGQISGFYVGRLMVRLAKSRDLFISTSWKTMRQSPP from the exons ATGGGGTCCCAGGTCTCGGTGAACACAGGAGCTGTGCACGTGGTGATCGTAGGCGGGGGCTTCGGAGGGATAGCGGCTGCCAGCCAGCTGCAGGCGCTGAATGTCCCCTTCATGCTGGTGGACATGAAGGACTCCTTCCACCACAACGTGGCAGCCCTCCGGGCCTCTGTAGAGAGTG GGTTCGCCAAAAAGACATTCATTTCTTACTCGGTGACCTTCAAGGACAACTTCCGCCAGGGCAAAGTGATTGACATAGACTTGAAGAATCGGATGGTGCTGCTACAGGGTGGCGAG gccttgcccttctcacATCTTATCCTGGCCACAGGCAGCACTGGGCCCTTCCCTGGCAAGTTTAACGAGGTGTCCTGCCAGCAGGCAGCCATCCAGGCCTATGAGGACATGGTGAAGCAG ATCCAGCGCTCCCAGTTCATCGTGGTGGTGGGAGGTGGCTCTGCCGGAGTAGAGATGGCAGCAGAGATTAAAACCGAGTATCCTGAGAAGGAG gtTACTCTTATCCACTCCAAAGTACCCCTGGCCGACAAGGAGCTCCTGCCCTGTGTGCGGCAGGAAGTGAAGGAGATCCTCCTCCGGAAGGGTGTGCAGCTGCTGCTGA GTGAGCGGGTGAGCAACCTGGAGGAACTGCCTCGCAATGAGTATCGGGAGTACATCAAGGTGGAGACGGACAAGGGCACGGAGGTGGCCACCAACCTGGTGATTGTGTGCAATGGCATCAAGATCAACAGCTCTGCCTACCGCAGTGCCTTCG AGAGTAGGCTGGCCAGCAACGGTGCTCTGAAAGTGAACGAGTTCCTCCAGGTGGAAGGTTACAGGCATATCTATGCCATTGGTGACTGTGCCGATATCAAGGAGCCCAAGATGGCCTATCATGCTGGCCTGCATGCCAACATCGCCGTGGCCAACATTGTCAACTCCATGAAGCAGAGACCCCTCAAAGCCTACAAGCCAG GTGCGCTGACATTCCTCCTGTCCATGGGCAGAAACGATGGCGTGGGCCAGATCAGTGGCTTCTACGTAGGCCGCCTCATGGTGCGGCTGGCCAAGAGCAGGGACCTCTTCATCTCCACAAGCTGGAAAACCATGCGGCAGTCTCCACCGTGA
- the LOC116074310 gene encoding core histone macro-H2A.2 — translation MSGRSGKKKMSKLSRSARAGVIFPVGRLMRYLKKGTFKYRISVGAPVYMAAVIEYLAAEILELAGNAARDNKKARIAPRHILLAVANDEELNQLLKGVTIASGGVLPRIHPELLAKKRGTKGKSETILSPPPEKRGRKAASGKKGGKKSKATKPRTSKKSKAKDSDKEGTSNSTSEDGPGDGFTILSSKSLVLGQKLSLTQSDISHIGSMRVEGIVHPTTAEIDLKEEIGKALEKAGGKEFLETVKELRKSQGPLEVAEAAVSQSSGLAAKFVIHCHIPQWGSDKCEEQLEETIKNCLSAAEDKKLKSVAFPPFPSGRNCFPKQTAAQVTLKAISAHFDDSSSSSLKNVYFLLFDSESIGIYVQEMAKLDTK, via the exons ATGTCAGGCCGgagtgggaagaagaaaatgtccAAGCTGTCCCGGTCGGCCAGGGCCGGTGTCATCTTTCCGGTAGGGCGGCTGATGCGCTACCTAAAAAAAGGGACCTTCAAGTACCGGATCAGTGTGGGCGCTCCCGTCTACATGGCCGCCGTCATCGAGTACCTGGCAG CGGAAATCCTCGAGTTGGCTGGGAATGCTGCAAGGGACAACAAGAAGGCCCGGATAGCCCCCAGACACATCCTGCTGGCCGTTGCCAACGATGAGGAACTCAACCAG CTGCTGAAAGGAGTGACTATTGCCAGTGGGGGTGTCCTGCCGAGAATTCACCCCGAATTGCTGGCCAAAAAGCGAGGGACCAAAGGCAAGTCAGAGACgatcctctccccacccccagagaaaCGAGGAAGGAAGGCCGCATCGGGCAAGAAGGGGGGTAAGAAATCCAAGGCCACCAAGCCACGGACGTCCAAGAAG TCCAAAGCAAAGGACAGCGATAAAGAAGGAACATCAAATTCCACCTCGGAAGACGGGCCAGGGGACGGCTTCACCATCCTGTCTTCGAAGAGCCTCGTTCTGGGGCAGAAG CTATCCCTGACCCAGAGTGACATCAGCCATATTGGCTCCATGAGGGTGGAGGGCATTGTCCACCCAACCACAGCCGAAATCGACCTCAAGGAAGAGATAG GGAAAGCCTTGGAAAAGGCTGGGGGTAAGGAGTTCTTGGAAACAGTAAAGGAGCTCCGCAAGTCTCAAGGCCCTTTGGAAGTTGCTGAAG CGGCCGTCAGCCAATCCAGTGGACTTGCAGCCAAGTTTGTCATCCACTGTCACATCCCCCAGTGGGGCTCCGACAAATGTGAAGAACAGCTGGAAGAGACCATCAAAAACTGCCTGTCCGCAGCCGAGGACAAGAAGCTTAAATCCGTCGCCTTCCCACCATTCCCCAGTGGCAG AAACTGCTTCCCCAAACAGACGGCCGCCCAGGTGACCCTCAAGGCCATCTCAGCCCACTTCGACGACTCGAGCTCGTCCTCGCTGAAGAATGTGTACTTCCTGCTCTTCGACAGCGAGAGCATCGGTATCTACGTGCAGGAGATGGCCAAACTGGACACCAAGTAG